In Streptomyces sp. NBC_00306, a single genomic region encodes these proteins:
- a CDS encoding cytochrome P450, with protein MTLKLPKDCPHLPAGFDFTDPDLLQARVPHPEFAQMRQTAPVWWCAQPAGISGFQDEGYWAVTRHADVKHVSTHPELFSSNTNTAVIRFNESISRDQIEVQKLIMLNMDPPEHTRVRQIVQRGFTPRAVRSLQDALRSRARGIVENARAGAKSDGSFDFVTEIAVELPLQAIAELIGVPQEDRAKIFDWSNKMAAYDDPEYAITEEIGAEAAMEIVSYSMNLAAARKECPAKDIVSTLVAAEDEGNLSNDEFGFFVILLAVAGNETTRNAISHGMHAFLTHPDQWELYKRERPETAAEEIVRWATPVVSFQRTATQDLTLGGQRIRKGDRVGIFYSSANNDPEVFDAPERFDITRDPNPHLGFGGGGPHFCLGKSLAVMEINLIFNAIADVLPDLRLAGDPRRLRSAWLNGIKELQVTVG; from the coding sequence TTGACGTTGAAGCTGCCGAAGGACTGCCCCCATCTGCCCGCAGGGTTCGACTTCACCGACCCCGACCTGCTCCAAGCCCGCGTCCCGCACCCCGAGTTCGCCCAGATGCGGCAGACCGCACCGGTCTGGTGGTGCGCGCAGCCGGCCGGCATCTCCGGTTTCCAGGACGAGGGGTACTGGGCGGTCACCCGGCACGCCGACGTGAAGCATGTCTCGACCCACCCGGAACTGTTCTCGTCCAACACCAACACCGCGGTCATCCGCTTCAACGAATCCATCAGCCGGGACCAGATCGAGGTCCAGAAGCTGATCATGCTCAACATGGACCCGCCGGAACACACCCGGGTGCGCCAGATCGTCCAGCGCGGCTTCACCCCCCGCGCCGTGCGGTCCCTCCAGGACGCTCTGCGCTCACGGGCCCGCGGCATCGTGGAGAACGCGCGGGCGGGCGCGAAGAGCGACGGCAGTTTCGACTTCGTCACCGAGATCGCGGTGGAACTCCCGCTCCAGGCGATCGCCGAACTCATCGGCGTACCGCAGGAGGACCGGGCCAAGATCTTCGACTGGTCCAACAAGATGGCGGCGTACGACGATCCGGAGTACGCCATCACCGAGGAGATCGGCGCCGAGGCGGCGATGGAGATCGTCTCGTACTCGATGAACCTCGCCGCGGCCCGCAAGGAGTGCCCGGCCAAGGACATCGTCAGCACACTGGTCGCCGCGGAGGACGAGGGCAACCTCTCCAACGACGAGTTCGGCTTCTTCGTGATCCTGCTGGCGGTGGCCGGAAACGAGACCACACGCAATGCCATCAGCCATGGCATGCACGCCTTCCTCACCCATCCGGACCAGTGGGAGCTCTACAAGCGCGAGCGCCCCGAGACGGCGGCCGAGGAGATCGTGCGCTGGGCGACCCCCGTCGTCTCCTTCCAGCGCACCGCGACCCAGGACCTCACACTCGGCGGGCAGCGGATCAGAAAGGGCGACCGGGTCGGGATCTTCTACTCGTCCGCCAACAACGACCCCGAGGTCTTCGACGCCCCCGAGCGGTTCGACATCACCCGCGACCCCAACCCGCACCTCGGCTTCGGCGGCGGAGGCCCGCACTTCTGCCTCGGCAAGTCGCTCGCGGTGATGGAGATCAACCTGATCTTCAACGCGATAGCGGACGTGCTGCCGGACCTGCGTCTGGCGGGCGATCCCCGGAGGCTGCGCTCGGCCTGGCTGAACGGGATCAAGGAACTGCAAGTGACCGTCGGCTGA
- a CDS encoding TIR domain-containing protein has product MSGELAATLQRWLERFATPWYRPRRLRMFRDYTNLSANDNLPQSLRRALSDSRWLVLLASPRAAHSRWVNDEVAWWRENRRSERVCVALTSGELAWDDEARDWNWEVTDALPPAARGMFAEQPLWVDLRQVTSAKLDRSNVDLRNKVAQIAAPLHGVDKDTIVGEHIVLERRARLQRRGGVTGLALLLVAALIAAYLAVGNAQEAQAQSRIAQARALAAAADANRDTNLDVAQLLAVEAYRMDPSAETRTALLRAVTASPHLVRYLQADSDVQRVAGSADRKFLVAGTKSGHVLRWDTKTYTTQVVARLGRPVTGLAMSAAGDTVVATDGSTALLWTGKGAARKIPAGSKPSLVGVSPSGRSVVTWDESGEIALFDGGLQRRAREWTKDDWQDLAVPSDRELVLFEGANGTWERRGIPALARDGSASVGFGTANYAYAFSPGGGSFTYSNGDTWLPLWNTGVPTGGLDDHKAEATSRGPRPTALAISHNGRRVATATSGSIVISEVTPAGKQRAEAREISAAGAVNRDALSFVGDTEHVISASGKRVAFWDLSQPSRITERADIAFGPPCNACTEPWLTVGPDQETVAVSDVSGLWVTVHAPAFSHSYESEELTPQYGPPVFGNDGRTLVVPLLANGGAEVRAVSAGVPLRETWPASHPAGAVKAASLSLDRKRFVTVTDTDVVLVRDAANGRVLREIPAPEGSGQPFEQLYVRTAAIDPTASRAAIVTESGVRLVDIERGTAQEISLPGAMEVQFAGSYLAVQQEAGRSIRLWNLRDRRFERTVGDDRELEGAFAISGDGSLLAQRLRDDSVAITNIENDETVGTLDLGAPYLAAASALAFTGDNRTLYVAVEGSGDIGELQRWSLAPATWGNTACASSGRDLSRSEWRKYVGTTPPPDLRCRR; this is encoded by the coding sequence ATGAGTGGCGAGCTTGCCGCCACTCTCCAGCGATGGCTCGAACGCTTTGCCACGCCCTGGTACCGGCCGAGGCGGTTGCGGATGTTCCGCGACTACACCAACCTCTCGGCCAACGACAACCTGCCGCAGAGCCTCAGGCGCGCATTGTCGGACTCCCGGTGGCTCGTCCTGCTTGCCTCCCCACGCGCTGCGCACTCGAGATGGGTGAACGACGAGGTCGCCTGGTGGCGTGAGAACCGACGGTCCGAACGTGTATGCGTGGCGCTCACCTCAGGAGAGCTGGCATGGGACGACGAGGCTCGTGACTGGAACTGGGAGGTCACCGATGCCCTTCCACCCGCCGCCAGGGGGATGTTCGCAGAACAACCGCTCTGGGTGGACCTGCGGCAGGTCACGTCGGCGAAACTCGACCGGTCCAATGTCGACCTCCGAAACAAGGTCGCGCAGATCGCCGCGCCACTGCATGGAGTCGACAAGGACACCATCGTGGGCGAGCACATCGTCCTGGAGCGGCGGGCGAGACTGCAGCGGCGAGGTGGGGTCACCGGCCTTGCACTCCTCCTTGTCGCCGCTCTGATCGCCGCGTATCTCGCTGTGGGCAACGCGCAGGAGGCACAGGCCCAGTCGCGTATCGCCCAGGCTCGCGCGCTGGCCGCCGCCGCTGACGCGAACCGCGACACCAACCTCGACGTTGCGCAACTGCTGGCCGTGGAGGCGTATCGAATGGATCCGAGCGCGGAGACCCGTACTGCGTTGTTGCGCGCTGTGACAGCCAGCCCTCATCTGGTCCGGTATCTGCAGGCCGACTCCGACGTGCAACGTGTGGCCGGGTCCGCCGACCGGAAGTTCCTGGTGGCGGGAACCAAGAGCGGCCACGTACTGCGGTGGGACACGAAGACCTACACCACGCAGGTGGTTGCTCGACTGGGGCGACCCGTGACAGGGCTGGCTATGAGCGCGGCGGGGGACACTGTCGTGGCGACGGACGGTTCGACGGCGCTCCTGTGGACGGGCAAGGGGGCCGCTCGGAAAATCCCGGCCGGAAGCAAACCCTCGCTCGTCGGTGTCTCTCCGTCCGGCCGGTCAGTCGTCACCTGGGACGAGTCCGGCGAGATCGCCTTGTTCGACGGAGGCCTTCAGCGAAGGGCGAGGGAGTGGACGAAGGACGACTGGCAGGATCTGGCTGTCCCCTCCGACCGTGAACTGGTCCTCTTCGAAGGCGCAAACGGCACCTGGGAGCGCAGGGGTATCCCCGCGCTGGCGCGGGACGGGAGCGCGAGCGTCGGTTTCGGCACAGCCAACTACGCGTACGCCTTCTCGCCCGGCGGCGGGTCGTTCACGTACTCCAATGGGGACACCTGGCTCCCGTTGTGGAACACGGGAGTACCGACCGGCGGTCTGGACGATCACAAGGCCGAGGCCACCAGCCGTGGTCCGAGGCCGACCGCACTGGCCATCTCCCACAACGGACGGCGGGTCGCCACAGCCACCAGTGGGTCGATCGTCATCTCGGAGGTCACGCCGGCAGGTAAGCAACGAGCCGAAGCGCGGGAGATCAGTGCGGCGGGCGCTGTCAACCGGGACGCCCTCTCCTTCGTCGGTGACACCGAGCATGTGATCTCCGCCTCCGGGAAACGCGTCGCTTTCTGGGATCTCTCACAGCCGAGCCGCATCACCGAGCGGGCCGACATCGCCTTCGGTCCTCCGTGCAACGCCTGCACCGAGCCCTGGCTCACAGTGGGTCCGGACCAGGAGACCGTGGCGGTTTCCGACGTCAGCGGCCTGTGGGTGACCGTCCACGCTCCCGCGTTCTCGCACAGCTACGAGAGCGAGGAGCTGACACCTCAGTACGGCCCACCGGTATTCGGGAACGACGGTCGGACGCTCGTTGTCCCCCTGTTGGCGAACGGGGGCGCCGAGGTGCGGGCGGTCTCGGCCGGTGTCCCTCTGCGGGAGACGTGGCCGGCCTCGCACCCTGCCGGCGCGGTGAAGGCGGCGTCCCTGTCGCTCGACAGGAAGCGCTTCGTCACCGTCACGGACACCGACGTGGTACTCGTACGAGACGCGGCAAACGGGCGCGTCCTCAGGGAAATCCCGGCTCCGGAGGGCTCTGGTCAGCCGTTCGAGCAGCTCTACGTACGCACTGCGGCGATCGATCCGACGGCCTCACGTGCGGCGATCGTCACCGAGAGCGGAGTACGCCTCGTCGACATCGAACGGGGGACTGCTCAAGAAATCTCTCTGCCCGGGGCGATGGAAGTGCAGTTCGCGGGCTCCTATCTGGCGGTCCAACAGGAAGCGGGTCGCTCGATCCGGTTGTGGAACCTGCGGGACCGCCGCTTCGAGCGGACGGTCGGTGACGATCGTGAACTGGAAGGTGCCTTTGCGATCAGCGGTGACGGCTCGCTCCTCGCGCAGCGGCTCCGGGATGACTCTGTCGCCATCACGAACATCGAGAACGACGAGACCGTCGGGACACTCGACCTGGGGGCTCCGTACCTGGCGGCAGCATCGGCCCTGGCCTTCACCGGGGACAACAGGACGCTTTACGTCGCTGTGGAGGGGAGTGGGGACATCGGGGAGCTGCAGCGATGGTCCCTGGCCCCCGCCACGTGGGGGAACACCGCCTGCGCGTCCTCCGGGCGCGACCTCTCCCGCTCGGAGTGGCGCAAGTACGTCGGCACCACGCCACCGCCCGACCTGCGGTGCCGAAGGTGA
- a CDS encoding bifunctional glycosyltransferase 87/phosphatase PAP2 family protein: MANAEHSVRGSATTDSRMGAARAVLWLVAAVLAIRQATAVLRLPPGERLIDLETWIGENGVLHVKGSLYDTDRFTGTPFAGLVLKPLTRSAEQSLGVAWTFGTLLLVVGIGLVVARALPGPVSRRSGLLAAPIAISLLMLSLPVRNSFYLGQTSIIPVLLVLVGCFVARGERSSGVLIGIGAALQPTALLFAPLLWFTGRKQAAVTSAGTFAALSALSWAALPGDSWTYWVHHVAGAGLGARPDSLANQSLHGALLRFGLEGPLEITLYAALAAAVVWFGLRRAVRYARDGQLLLAVALTGCVAVAVSPTAWQHQLLWVLLAVVGRVGKRASDRMLWPVLVILVMTLPGKMLLPNMTALHPVRDNALLVAALAAAVAVPFLPRTSPYFRRPVPTEYVSPVPSRWSRIPLLPFWRRVSARPNLLLELLVIRVGYSVYSHIRTAATGSVGAAEEHGRQVVAIEQALHIDIELWANKAVAKAEWAESFFNFYYTSFHFVVPLSILAILYVRRPVDYRWARSSLAFATVLALLGFWLYPLAPPRLMPGMGFIDTVHGPQDLANPDYGAMTAVTNQYAAMPSLHFGWSLWCGLVVVLLAPKLWMKLLGLLHPLFTAGAIVATANHWILDAVGGAAVVGAGFGLTYVLSGRRKLLPSTATADREKSAAVPGPAGPAKAAEGTRGKSSEETAVRAAPQ, encoded by the coding sequence GTGGCGAACGCGGAGCACAGCGTGCGCGGAAGTGCGACGACGGACTCGAGGATGGGCGCGGCAAGGGCGGTGCTGTGGCTCGTGGCCGCGGTCCTCGCCATACGGCAGGCGACCGCGGTACTGCGCCTGCCACCGGGGGAACGGCTCATCGACCTGGAGACCTGGATAGGTGAGAACGGCGTCCTGCACGTCAAGGGCTCCCTCTACGACACCGACCGGTTCACCGGCACCCCGTTCGCCGGGCTGGTGCTCAAACCGCTGACCCGCTCCGCCGAGCAGAGCCTCGGCGTCGCCTGGACCTTCGGGACCCTGCTGCTCGTCGTCGGGATAGGCCTGGTCGTCGCCCGTGCGCTGCCGGGGCCCGTCTCGCGCCGCAGCGGTCTGCTGGCGGCGCCCATCGCCATCAGCCTGTTGATGCTGTCGCTGCCGGTGCGCAACAGCTTCTATCTCGGGCAGACGAGCATCATCCCGGTCCTCCTCGTCCTCGTCGGCTGTTTCGTCGCCCGCGGGGAGAGATCGTCCGGTGTGCTGATCGGCATCGGCGCGGCCCTTCAGCCCACCGCCCTGCTCTTCGCGCCCCTGCTGTGGTTCACCGGACGCAAACAGGCCGCCGTCACCTCGGCGGGGACCTTCGCCGCGTTGTCGGCGCTCTCCTGGGCCGCGCTGCCCGGCGACTCCTGGACGTACTGGGTCCACCATGTGGCCGGGGCCGGCCTGGGCGCCCGCCCCGACAGCCTCGCCAACCAGTCCTTGCACGGGGCCCTGTTGCGTTTCGGCCTCGAAGGCCCGCTCGAGATCACGCTGTACGCCGCCCTGGCCGCGGCGGTCGTCTGGTTCGGCCTGCGCCGCGCGGTGCGGTACGCCCGGGACGGTCAGCTCCTTCTCGCGGTCGCCCTCACCGGCTGTGTCGCCGTCGCCGTCTCGCCCACCGCCTGGCAGCACCAACTCCTGTGGGTGCTGCTCGCCGTGGTCGGCCGGGTCGGCAAGCGGGCGTCCGACCGGATGCTCTGGCCGGTTCTCGTCATTCTGGTGATGACCCTGCCGGGCAAGATGCTGCTGCCCAACATGACCGCGCTGCACCCGGTGCGCGACAACGCCCTGCTGGTCGCGGCGCTCGCCGCCGCCGTCGCGGTGCCGTTCCTGCCGCGCACCTCACCGTACTTCCGCCGCCCGGTCCCCACCGAGTACGTCTCCCCGGTCCCGTCGCGCTGGAGCCGGATCCCGCTGCTGCCGTTCTGGCGGCGCGTGTCGGCCCGCCCGAACCTGCTCCTCGAACTGCTGGTGATCCGGGTCGGCTACTCCGTCTACTCGCACATCCGCACCGCGGCCACCGGCAGCGTCGGCGCGGCCGAGGAGCACGGCCGGCAGGTCGTCGCCATCGAGCAGGCGCTGCACATCGACATCGAGCTGTGGGCCAACAAGGCCGTGGCGAAGGCGGAGTGGGCCGAGTCCTTCTTCAACTTCTATTACACGTCGTTCCACTTCGTCGTGCCGCTCAGCATCCTCGCCATCCTCTACGTCCGCCGCCCGGTCGACTACCGCTGGGCGCGCTCCTCGCTCGCCTTCGCCACGGTTCTTGCCCTGCTGGGCTTCTGGCTCTACCCGCTGGCCCCGCCGCGGCTGATGCCGGGCATGGGCTTCATCGACACGGTGCACGGTCCGCAGGACCTCGCCAACCCCGACTACGGGGCGATGACCGCGGTCACCAACCAGTACGCGGCGATGCCGTCGCTGCACTTCGGCTGGTCGCTCTGGTGCGGTCTGGTGGTCGTCCTGCTCGCGCCGAAGCTGTGGATGAAGCTGCTGGGCCTGTTGCACCCGCTGTTCACGGCCGGCGCGATCGTGGCCACGGCGAACCACTGGATCCTGGACGCGGTGGGTGGTGCGGCGGTCGTCGGCGCGGGCTTCGGCCTGACGTACGTGCTCTCGGGACGCCGGAAGCTGCTGCCGTCGACGGCGACGGCGGATCGTGAGAAGTCTGCGGCTGTCCCTGGTCCTGCCGGGCCGGCGAAAGCCGCGGAAGGGACCAGAGGGAAGTCGTCGGAGGAGACCGCTGTCCGGGCCGCCCCTCAGTAG
- a CDS encoding DUF2330 domain-containing protein, which produces MRGNIQEHRRAHLRVRTHGTSAGVLRHRVVLVVLALFALQLGSLIAPAYACGCGAMIPDRGSRMAVDRETSVVSWDGRVERIQMRFTVDGDAPEAAWIMPVPTRATVELGDQALFDELERTIEPEERTRHYFWPREGDWPLSDGSAGDSAGAPAPGAGAPGVGVVGRERLGDFDVARLTATDPQALRSWLKTNGFELPDGLETELRPYVRQKWEYVAVRLAPDAEDAVLRGTLDPLTLRFASDRPVYPMRLSRLAKNPQSLGLFVLAAHRMEPQSAIGGDEPEVLFAGAADRSPALDAFTGGGERFLTALEQEFPRPDRIDGDHVLRAAEQDTPFRRVVYEDELLTVGGLPVWLLTVGGGLALVTVIALVRVRAHRRRPVLPPPPVHAPPPLS; this is translated from the coding sequence ATGCGGGGGAACATACAAGAACACCGGCGCGCGCACCTGCGGGTTCGGACGCACGGCACCTCAGCGGGTGTGCTGCGGCACCGCGTTGTCCTGGTGGTACTGGCGCTGTTCGCGCTCCAGCTCGGATCGTTGATCGCTCCGGCGTACGCCTGCGGCTGCGGCGCCATGATCCCGGACCGGGGATCGCGGATGGCGGTCGACCGGGAGACGTCGGTCGTGAGCTGGGACGGGCGCGTCGAGCGGATCCAGATGCGGTTCACCGTCGACGGGGACGCCCCCGAGGCCGCGTGGATCATGCCCGTGCCCACCCGCGCCACCGTCGAACTCGGCGATCAGGCGCTGTTCGACGAGCTGGAGCGGACGATCGAGCCGGAGGAGAGGACGCGCCACTACTTCTGGCCGCGGGAGGGCGACTGGCCTCTCTCGGACGGTTCGGCAGGCGACTCGGCCGGTGCGCCGGCACCGGGCGCCGGCGCTCCCGGGGTGGGGGTCGTCGGACGCGAGAGGCTCGGCGACTTCGATGTCGCCCGGTTGACGGCGACCGACCCGCAGGCGCTGCGAAGCTGGCTGAAAACCAATGGTTTCGAGCTGCCGGACGGCCTGGAGACCGAGCTGCGCCCGTATGTACGGCAGAAGTGGGAGTACGTGGCGGTCCGGCTCGCTCCGGATGCCGAGGACGCCGTACTGCGCGGCACGCTGGACCCGTTGACGCTGCGGTTCGCCAGCGACCGGCCGGTCTATCCGATGCGGCTGTCCCGGCTGGCGAAGAACCCGCAGTCGCTCGGGCTGTTCGTGCTGGCCGCGCACCGGATGGAGCCGCAGAGCGCCATCGGCGGTGACGAGCCGGAGGTGCTGTTCGCCGGCGCCGCGGACCGGAGCCCGGCGCTGGACGCGTTCACGGGCGGCGGCGAGAGGTTCCTGACCGCGCTGGAGCAGGAGTTCCCGCGGCCGGACCGGATCGACGGCGACCACGTCCTGCGGGCCGCGGAGCAGGACACGCCCTTCCGGCGGGTGGTGTACGAGGACGAGTTGCTGACCGTCGGCGGTCTTCCCGTGTGGCTGCTGACCGTCGGCGGCGGGCTCGCGCTGGTGACGGTGATCGCGCTCGTGCGGGTGCGGGCCCATCGCCGCAGGCCGGTGCTCCCGCCGCCGCCCGTCCACGCGCCGCCGCCGCTGTCCTGA
- a CDS encoding O-methyltransferase: MTQEQWNAVDRYITDLLAPDDEALAAALAQSESAGLPAIAVAGNQGKLLHLLTRLQGARTVLEIGTLGGYSTIWLARALPEGGRLISLEYSAEHAEVARTNLARAGLDKIAEVRTGAALDTLPLLAKEPGAGPFDLIFIDADKKNNPQYVEWALTLSRPGSVIIVDNAVRNGAVVDENSTDPAIVGTRRMYELVANEPRLDATAVQTVGTKGYDGFLLARVVS; this comes from the coding sequence ATGACTCAGGAGCAGTGGAACGCCGTCGACCGCTATATCACCGACCTCCTCGCCCCGGACGACGAGGCCCTCGCCGCGGCCCTCGCCCAGAGCGAGAGCGCCGGGCTCCCCGCCATCGCCGTCGCCGGGAACCAGGGCAAGCTGCTGCATCTGCTGACCCGGCTCCAGGGCGCGCGCACGGTGCTGGAGATCGGGACACTGGGCGGCTACAGCACGATCTGGCTGGCCAGGGCGCTGCCCGAGGGCGGCAGGCTGATCTCGCTGGAGTACAGCGCCGAGCATGCGGAGGTGGCGCGGACCAACCTGGCCCGTGCGGGCCTGGACAAGATCGCCGAGGTGCGGACGGGGGCGGCGCTGGACACGCTGCCGCTGCTGGCGAAGGAGCCGGGCGCGGGTCCGTTCGACCTGATCTTCATCGACGCGGACAAGAAGAACAATCCGCAGTACGTGGAGTGGGCCCTCACGCTGTCCCGCCCCGGCAGCGTGATCATCGTCGACAACGCCGTACGCAACGGCGCCGTGGTGGACGAGAACAGCACCGACCCCGCGATCGTCGGCACCCGCCGTATGTACGAACTGGTGGCGAACGAGCCGCGGCTGGACGCCACGGCGGTCCAGACGGTGGGCACCAAGGGCTACGACGGCTTCCTGCTGGCGCGCGTCGTCTCCTGA
- a CDS encoding DUF3291 domain-containing protein codes for MPTLPWATPNPARPDTTAFVMASRLDVRSAKDVPRFFLKSLSAWGQVRKAPGALGASLEAQLLKGVFFTLSAWEDKEALYTYARTEPHKSIMTGLRSVMSESTFTFWEVPVAELPISWKDAKRRIEDQARTDAASGGSAPR; via the coding sequence GTGCCGACTCTTCCCTGGGCGACGCCGAACCCGGCCCGGCCCGACACCACCGCCTTCGTCATGGCCTCCCGTCTCGATGTGAGGTCTGCCAAGGACGTTCCGCGCTTCTTCCTGAAGTCGCTCTCCGCCTGGGGGCAGGTGCGCAAGGCGCCGGGAGCCCTCGGAGCCTCCCTGGAGGCCCAGCTCCTGAAGGGGGTCTTCTTCACCCTCTCCGCGTGGGAGGACAAGGAAGCCCTCTACACCTATGCGCGGACCGAGCCCCACAAGAGCATCATGACCGGACTGCGCTCCGTCATGAGCGAGTCCACGTTCACCTTCTGGGAAGTCCCGGTGGCGGAGCTGCCGATCTCCTGGAAGGACGCCAAGCGGCGCATCGAGGACCAGGCGCGCACGGACGCCGCGAGCGGCGGCAGCGCCCCGCGCTGA
- a CDS encoding MerR family transcriptional regulator, protein MRISELSRRSGVSTATIKYYLREGLLPPGRATAATQAEYGESHVRRLRLIRALIGVRGLTVSAAKDVLDTISEGNADTHELLGLVFGVWPAGGAKDEGGEEEDHSGVTALVSEMGWKVSEHNPARQVITQTLHTLRSLGMDYDWHDLVPYAELAEKTAVLDLDQLQGPDDPLEKAERAVLLTFLLEPALLALRRLAQEAESTIRHRG, encoded by the coding sequence GTGAGAATTTCCGAGTTGAGCCGCCGCAGCGGGGTGTCCACCGCGACCATCAAGTACTACCTGCGCGAAGGGCTGCTGCCGCCCGGCCGCGCCACAGCCGCGACCCAGGCGGAGTACGGCGAGTCGCATGTGCGCCGCCTCCGGCTGATCCGGGCCCTCATCGGCGTCCGCGGTCTGACGGTCAGCGCCGCCAAGGACGTCCTCGACACCATCTCCGAGGGCAACGCCGACACCCATGAGCTGTTGGGTCTCGTCTTCGGCGTGTGGCCGGCCGGCGGCGCCAAGGACGAGGGCGGCGAGGAGGAGGACCACTCCGGTGTGACGGCGCTCGTCTCCGAGATGGGCTGGAAGGTCAGCGAGCACAATCCTGCCCGCCAGGTCATCACCCAGACTCTCCACACCCTGCGCTCCCTCGGCATGGACTACGACTGGCACGATCTCGTCCCGTACGCCGAACTCGCCGAGAAGACGGCCGTGCTCGATCTCGACCAGCTCCAGGGACCGGACGATCCGCTCGAGAAGGCCGAGCGGGCCGTGCTGCTGACCTTCCTGCTGGAACCCGCGCTGCTGGCCCTGCGCCGGCTCGCCCAGGAGGCCGAGTCGACGATCCGGCACCGCGGCTGA
- a CDS encoding AfsR/SARP family transcriptional regulator: MQFRILGAPELYDEKRHRRIPLTSPKQRMLLGALLARANSAVPRERLVRELWGALPPKKARNTLNAHVSGLRKALAEAEPERATTPRLVAHASGYLLQARRTEMDSGQFCLAVDQAQRMYRIDPQSAYATLRGALGLWRGTALEGGPHGPVCAALVARLEEERQQALEILFDSALRTGRHRRIIPELEEVTAAHPLRERFHDQLMLALCRSGRGGEAIGVYTRARHRLTAEHGHTPLLSARLEQISVQSPVLYGAEAETPDARARLEAEPPPTGPREFTRTRFTVKRIEQEDPAARSVMGFLTELLSGQALHTGGV; this comes from the coding sequence ATGCAGTTCAGAATTCTGGGCGCGCCCGAGTTGTACGACGAGAAACGTCACCGGCGCATTCCGCTGACGAGTCCCAAGCAGCGCATGCTGCTGGGCGCACTGCTCGCCCGCGCGAATTCCGCGGTCCCGCGGGAACGGCTGGTACGCGAACTCTGGGGCGCGCTGCCGCCGAAGAAGGCCCGCAACACGCTCAACGCCCATGTGTCGGGACTGCGCAAGGCACTCGCGGAAGCGGAACCGGAACGGGCCACGACACCGCGACTGGTGGCCCATGCCTCCGGGTACCTGCTCCAGGCCCGCCGCACGGAGATGGACAGCGGTCAGTTCTGCCTCGCGGTGGATCAGGCCCAGCGGATGTACCGGATCGACCCGCAGAGCGCGTACGCGACCCTGCGCGGCGCCCTCGGTCTCTGGCGCGGCACCGCCCTGGAGGGTGGTCCGCACGGCCCGGTCTGCGCCGCGCTGGTCGCCCGCCTGGAGGAGGAACGCCAGCAGGCGCTGGAGATCCTCTTCGACTCCGCGCTGCGCACGGGCCGGCACCGGCGCATCATTCCGGAGCTGGAGGAGGTCACCGCCGCCCATCCGCTGCGCGAGCGTTTCCACGACCAGCTGATGCTGGCGCTGTGCCGCTCCGGCCGCGGCGGCGAGGCGATCGGCGTCTACACCCGCGCCCGGCACCGGCTCACCGCGGAACACGGCCACACGCCCCTGCTGTCCGCGCGCCTGGAGCAGATCAGCGTGCAGTCCCCCGTGCTGTACGGCGCCGAGGCGGAGACCCCCGACGCCCGCGCCCGCCTGGAAGCGGAACCTCCGCCGACCGGACCCCGCGAGTTCACGCGCACGCGTTTCACCGTGAAGCGCATCGAACAGGAGGACCCGGCGGCACGCTCGGTCATGGGTTTCCTGACCGAACTCCTCAGCGGTCAGGCGCTGCACACGGGCGGGGTGTGA